One window of the Flavobacteriaceae bacterium YJPT1-3 genome contains the following:
- a CDS encoding CotH kinase family protein, whose translation MMINYFRQLLSRCHKQATDLICAPVVVGRSLFDRKEFLFAPLLFGVLVLSVGEAGSQSHRAEEGSFGVDASQRMIVWQADQEDSLLLNTSKKLRLQFDEAYRLSPSSGSSKSTYSYVLKKQGEEFKLYLSKYPIIHLSIDTTAINSRKKVLAKFSYFDQGNLMESLVGIRYRGNLSLSFPKKNYDLEFWSDSLGRENKDVRFADMRSDDDWILDGLYNEPLRLRSTLAMRLWLDMHPPYYSEQRPEAKSAVRSKFVEVFRNGKYLGIYALSESVDRKQLDLKKNEGEQVYGELFKAESYENATSFKKAAPYNNLFPHWSGFRMEYPLIDYKAHWNDLAKTVTLVAEESDENFKARIDKEIHIPNAIDYFILVNLLRATDNLGKNYYLGRYQQGEPYFFIPWDLDGVLGSIQDGKRIATTNDILSNALFDRLIEVNPDNYKDKLKSRWSALREKDLKTVTLTKSMDTYVNRFEKEELYDREFKTWPAARSLEDHYSYLRSWLEARLEFLDQYFKSL comes from the coding sequence ATGATGATTAATTACTTTAGGCAACTTTTATCTCGCTGTCATAAACAGGCTACAGATTTGATTTGTGCTCCCGTAGTCGTGGGTCGGAGTTTATTTGATCGAAAGGAATTTTTATTTGCGCCTTTGTTATTTGGTGTACTCGTATTGTCTGTAGGCGAGGCAGGAAGCCAAAGTCATAGAGCGGAAGAGGGGAGTTTTGGTGTAGATGCAAGTCAGCGAATGATCGTATGGCAGGCTGATCAAGAGGATTCTTTGCTCCTCAATACTTCAAAGAAGCTCCGACTTCAATTCGATGAGGCTTATAGGTTGAGTCCTTCCTCCGGATCAAGTAAAAGTACCTATTCCTACGTCCTTAAAAAGCAAGGGGAAGAATTTAAACTCTATCTATCCAAATACCCAATTATTCACTTGTCCATAGATACGACTGCCATCAATAGCCGCAAAAAAGTGCTAGCAAAATTTAGTTATTTTGACCAGGGCAATTTGATGGAAAGTCTGGTCGGCATTCGTTATCGTGGAAACCTCTCACTAAGCTTTCCCAAAAAAAATTATGATCTGGAATTTTGGAGCGATAGTCTTGGTCGGGAGAACAAGGATGTGCGTTTTGCTGATATGCGGTCTGATGATGATTGGATTTTAGACGGTTTGTACAATGAGCCACTTCGCCTTCGATCAACCTTGGCTATGCGTTTGTGGTTGGATATGCATCCGCCATACTACAGCGAGCAACGACCAGAGGCGAAGAGCGCCGTCCGTTCCAAATTTGTGGAAGTTTTTAGGAATGGAAAGTACCTGGGCATTTATGCCCTTTCAGAATCAGTGGATCGCAAGCAACTGGATCTAAAGAAAAACGAAGGTGAGCAGGTGTATGGTGAATTATTCAAAGCGGAGTCTTATGAAAATGCAACCTCATTCAAGAAAGCAGCTCCGTACAATAATCTCTTTCCTCATTGGAGTGGCTTTAGGATGGAATATCCGCTTATTGATTACAAAGCACACTGGAATGACCTGGCGAAAACCGTCACCCTGGTGGCCGAGGAATCTGATGAAAATTTCAAGGCACGAATTGACAAAGAAATTCATATTCCGAATGCAATAGACTATTTCATCCTGGTCAATCTGCTGAGGGCTACCGATAACTTAGGTAAGAATTATTATCTGGGGCGGTATCAACAAGGGGAACCTTATTTTTTCATTCCCTGGGATTTAGATGGAGTGTTGGGTTCGATACAGGATGGAAAGCGCATCGCGACAACCAATGATATTTTGAGCAACGCACTCTTTGACCGCTTGATAGAAGTCAACCCCGACAATTACAAGGACAAGTTAAAATCGAGATGGTCAGCACTTCGGGAAAAGGACTTAAAAACAGTGACATTGACAAAAAGCATGGATACGTATGTTAACCGCTTTGAAAAAGAAGAATTATACGATCGCGAATTCAAAACCTGGCCTGCAGCGCGAAGCCTTGAGGATCATTATTCGTATTTGAGGTCCTGGCTGGAGGCTCGTCTTGAGTTTCTAGACCAGTATTTTAAATCCCTATAG
- a CDS encoding metallophosphoesterase, protein MMRPTMNTMHRVYWITLCCLLQPLYVLLAQEVQQFTFNGDDGPYLINDSVYWVDQNNELVKISRTALDSIPVTIDHEDDQSFFVPLNSSNAIARSEYALPEKLIAISDIEGRFDAFYSFLVANKVMDEQFRWQFGKGHLVLVGDFVDRGKNVTQVLWLIYKLEQEAEQAGGRVHFLLGNHELLNFTGDVRYNRGKYLKVAQDITGLSDHAAAVQYLYSEKTVLGQWMRTKNTVLKVGNYLFVHAGLSPELLNFNLTLEEINSRIRETIQSPDQNDVTAEFLFGAEGPLWYRGYVYDHHHYPKIEQAEFDRLLTKYKADHIVIGHTVVDDISTDFEGKLIRIDVPHSSRKFSGKTKGLLVENETAYWIDDQGNKQRLD, encoded by the coding sequence ATGATGAGGCCTACTATGAACACCATGCATCGCGTTTACTGGATTACCCTATGCTGTTTACTGCAGCCTCTATATGTACTTCTTGCTCAGGAAGTTCAACAATTTACCTTCAACGGTGATGACGGTCCCTATCTGATCAACGATTCGGTGTATTGGGTAGATCAGAACAATGAGTTGGTGAAGATTTCGCGTACTGCGCTAGATTCTATTCCAGTGACCATTGACCATGAGGACGATCAATCATTCTTTGTTCCCTTGAATTCGTCTAACGCCATTGCTCGTAGCGAGTACGCCCTTCCGGAAAAACTGATTGCCATCTCTGACATTGAAGGACGATTTGATGCTTTTTATAGTTTCCTGGTCGCCAATAAAGTGATGGATGAGCAATTCCGCTGGCAATTTGGAAAGGGACATCTCGTATTGGTGGGAGACTTCGTTGATCGTGGCAAGAATGTGACTCAAGTGCTTTGGTTGATCTACAAGCTCGAACAGGAGGCAGAACAGGCCGGAGGCCGAGTACACTTTCTTTTGGGAAATCACGAATTACTAAATTTCACCGGTGATGTTCGTTATAATCGAGGAAAGTACCTGAAGGTGGCTCAAGACATTACCGGACTGAGCGACCATGCAGCGGCCGTACAGTATTTATATTCTGAAAAAACCGTACTCGGGCAATGGATGCGCACCAAAAATACCGTTTTAAAAGTAGGCAATTACCTCTTTGTTCACGCAGGATTGAGTCCGGAGTTGCTCAACTTCAATTTAACCTTAGAAGAGATCAATTCTCGCATTCGCGAAACGATCCAGTCCCCCGATCAGAATGATGTCACCGCCGAATTTCTATTTGGCGCTGAAGGACCCTTATGGTATCGAGGATACGTCTATGATCACCACCACTATCCTAAAATCGAACAAGCAGAATTTGACCGCTTGTTAACCAAGTATAAGGCAGATCATATCGTTATCGGACATACGGTTGTAGATGATATCTCCACTGACTTTGAGGGTAAATTAATCCGCATCGATGTTCCTCACAGCAGCCGTAAATTTTCAGGAAAAACAAAAGGGTTACTGGTGGAAAATGAGACCGCTTATTGGATTGATGATCAAGGGAACAAACAGCGCTTAGACTAG